One sulfur-oxidizing endosymbiont of Gigantopelta aegis genomic region harbors:
- a CDS encoding PP2C family protein-serine/threonine phosphatase, with translation MLAVADCTGHGVPGAFLSMIGNMLLNKIVNEDNSLSPAIILERLHDDMRKVLKQNGKQRQGNEGMDIGLCQIDLDNNKVVFAGARRPLYLIISNSNGEDEHNKLIEIKGDRKSIGGRQKEEKRQFTNHELEIHEGDMLYMSSDGLVDQHNAQDEKLGSVKLQAKLEAIAHKNMVEQKELLLELLHRHQNNESQRDDITLVGVQIAGAQTKNVIY, from the coding sequence TTGTTAGCGGTGGCTGATTGTACGGGGCATGGTGTTCCCGGGGCATTTTTATCAATGATTGGCAATATGCTATTGAATAAAATTGTTAATGAAGATAATTCCCTGAGTCCAGCCATTATTCTCGAACGTTTGCATGATGATATGAGAAAGGTGTTAAAGCAGAATGGTAAACAAAGACAAGGGAATGAAGGCATGGATATTGGCCTTTGTCAGATAGATCTTGATAATAATAAAGTCGTTTTTGCAGGTGCTAGACGGCCTTTATATTTAATTATTAGTAATTCCAATGGTGAAGACGAACATAATAAGCTGATTGAAATTAAGGGTGATCGAAAGTCCATTGGTGGTAGGCAAAAAGAGGAAAAACGGCAATTTACTAACCATGAGTTAGAAATTCATGAAGGTGATATGCTTTATATGAGCAGTGATGGCCTGGTCGATCAGCATAATGCTCAAGATGAAAAACTAGGTTCAGTTAAACTGCAAGCTAAGTTGGAAGCTATAGCACATAAAAATATGGTTGAACAAAAAGAATTGCTTTTGGAGTTGTTACACCGCCATCAAAATAATGAGTCCCAAAGGGATGATATTACGCTTGTTGGTGTTCAAATAGCGGGCGCTCAAACCAAAAATGTTATTTATTAG
- a CDS encoding GGDEF domain-containing protein, translated as MDIELGKLELVFKGEYKTLKEIELVLNKKDIDFPELNEAYSKLAGHYSDLLQEFVKITKISDINQKKLFDSYNEVEKQKVILYKAATVDQLSNIYNRAFLMESLETEFERSKRFNETFACILFDIDDFKQVNDTYGHQMGDVVIENIAGIASDQIRSTDILGRYGGEEFMIIMPNTDFNGASIIAEKIRESIMRTDFSLKKNRVNCTISLGVTDSNLGDHKDSDDVLFKADTALYQAKAEGKNKFVVYNPKVVC; from the coding sequence ATGGATATTGAATTAGGAAAATTAGAATTGGTTTTTAAAGGTGAGTACAAAACGCTCAAAGAAATTGAGCTAGTGTTGAACAAGAAAGATATTGATTTTCCGGAGTTAAATGAGGCATATTCTAAGTTGGCTGGACATTATAGTGACTTACTACAAGAGTTTGTCAAGATAACAAAAATTAGTGATATTAATCAGAAAAAACTCTTTGATTCTTATAATGAGGTAGAAAAACAAAAAGTTATTTTATACAAAGCAGCCACTGTCGATCAGCTCAGTAATATTTATAATCGTGCTTTTTTAATGGAATCATTGGAAACAGAATTTGAGCGTAGTAAGCGCTTCAACGAAACCTTCGCTTGTATTCTGTTTGATATTGATGATTTTAAACAGGTTAATGATACTTATGGGCATCAGATGGGAGATGTGGTTATTGAAAATATTGCCGGTATAGCCTCTGATCAGATCCGTTCAACGGATATTTTAGGACGTTATGGTGGTGAGGAATTTATGATCATTATGCCTAATACTGATTTCAACGGCGCTTCAATCATTGCTGAAAAAATCAGAGAGAGTATTATGCGCACGGATTTCAGTTTAAAAAAGAATCGCGTCAATTGTACGATCAGTCTGGGTGTCACTGATTCCAACCTTGGCGATCACAAAGACTCAGATGATGTATTGTTTAAGGCAGATACGGCTCTGTATCAGGCCAAAGCCGAGGGTAAAAATAAGTTCGTTGTTTATAATCCCAAGGTGGTTTGTTAA
- a CDS encoding efflux RND transporter periplasmic adaptor subunit: MSKYGCFYTKISTPLFIGLSFSPGSFFKKGELLAVIDPKEYEVEILKAKAKVAQSRQRLYSLRQESQVRLEDWQALRGNTTDIPNDLILKKPQIAEAKANLQASMAELSDARLRRKRTEIRAPYTGRVMEKSIDLGQYVTAGQVVGHIYSIDKAEIRLPLSDSQLSFLNLPKSYILNNKVDHQEIKPTVTIHTVFAGKEYIWLGKVVRTEAGLDTKSRVQYVVAEVDDPYALRTENDKPPLEIGRFINAEIEGKLYKNVYVLPRQAVRQNNQVFVVLSDNTLELRTIELLRNERNRVLVSNGLASGDKIVVSPLDTAVGGMKVRTPDNFEG; encoded by the coding sequence TTGAGCAAATATGGGTGTTTTTATACAAAAATATCAACACCTTTGTTTATCGGCTTGTCATTTTCTCCGGGTAGCTTCTTTAAAAAAGGGGAATTGCTAGCGGTTATTGATCCTAAAGAATATGAAGTTGAAATCCTCAAGGCTAAAGCTAAAGTTGCCCAATCACGTCAACGCTTGTATAGCTTGCGCCAAGAATCCCAGGTTAGACTGGAAGACTGGCAGGCATTACGCGGAAATACCACCGACATACCGAATGATTTAATTTTAAAAAAGCCACAAATTGCTGAAGCAAAAGCCAATTTACAAGCTTCTATGGCAGAACTGTCTGATGCTCGTTTGCGTCGCAAGAGAACAGAAATTAGAGCACCCTATACCGGGCGTGTTATGGAAAAGAGCATTGACCTAGGGCAATACGTGACAGCAGGACAGGTAGTCGGTCATATATATTCAATCGATAAGGCCGAAATTCGCTTACCCTTAAGTGATTCGCAGCTGAGTTTTCTTAATTTACCAAAATCATATATTTTAAATAATAAAGTTGACCATCAAGAGATAAAACCAACCGTAACAATCCATACGGTGTTTGCGGGTAAAGAGTATATTTGGTTAGGCAAAGTGGTTAGGACCGAAGCAGGCTTGGATACTAAGAGCCGTGTTCAATATGTTGTTGCTGAAGTGGATGATCCTTATGCCTTACGGACAGAAAATGATAAGCCACCATTGGAAATAGGGCGTTTTATTAATGCTGAGATAGAAGGCAAATTATATAAAAATGTCTATGTGCTGCCTCGACAAGCTGTCAGACAAAACAATCAGGTATTTGTGGTATTAAGTGACAATACCCTGGAGCTAAGAACCATTGAGCTATTGAGAAATGAGCGTAATCGTGTTTTGGTCAGTAATGGTCTGGCATCAGGGGATAAAATTGTTGTTAGTCCATTGGATACGGCAGTTGGTGGTATGAAAGTGAGAACACCGGATAATTTTGAAGGTTAA
- a CDS encoding DUF2846 domain-containing protein encodes MNNMIRLIIITALLSILSACASVDYSQKKVFPEAKADQALIYFYRTPGFIGSTYRFNVSEGDNVVGAMAQDSYFYLFTEAGEHTYQVADQYEQQGSSIKMTVEAGKTYYVRVDVEYKALGGSPIFTEVKASEAKKLLASRKYVVPAKNRSATYNVHTEQ; translated from the coding sequence ATGAACAATATGATACGTTTAATCATTATTACAGCTCTATTATCAATTTTAAGTGCTTGCGCTTCGGTTGATTACTCACAAAAGAAGGTTTTTCCTGAAGCTAAGGCTGATCAGGCTTTGATTTATTTTTATCGCACACCGGGTTTTATTGGCTCGACGTATCGCTTTAATGTCTCTGAAGGTGATAATGTTGTCGGGGCGATGGCGCAGGACAGCTATTTTTATCTATTTACTGAGGCTGGAGAACATACTTATCAAGTGGCGGATCAATATGAACAGCAGGGTAGCTCAATTAAAATGACTGTCGAAGCGGGAAAGACTTATTATGTACGAGTTGATGTTGAATACAAAGCCCTAGGTGGTTCGCCTATTTTTACTGAGGTGAAAGCCTCAGAAGCAAAAAAACTATTAGCTTCACGTAAATATGTAGTACCGGCAAAAAATCGTTCCGCCACTTATAATGTTCATACTGAGCAATAA
- a CDS encoding IS1595 family transposase, with protein MSKNKIQFQEGYSLFELFNDYGTDKQCRQALFKWKFPDGFVCPECGNKTYCTLEHRHLYQCHHCHHQTSATCGTIFDSTKLPLSKWFLAIHLMTQLKTAVSALELKRQLKVSYNTAWSMKQKIMQVMKERDDSKPLSGIIQIDDAYWGGEHRGGSRGRGSENKTPFVAAVSTNEDGHPIAMNLNVLKGFKSSEIKRWAQTHLTPGSTVYSDGLNCFPAVKEADCKHVPIVTGGGAASVDKIEFIWVNTMIGNIKNSMKGSYHSINSKHLPRYLAEFCYRFNRRFNLKDMMPRFLCVAMKTPPMNGKLLKMADFMGNQEKIYPDSC; from the coding sequence ATGTCAAAAAATAAAATTCAGTTTCAAGAAGGTTATAGTTTATTTGAGCTTTTTAATGATTATGGCACTGACAAACAGTGCCGACAAGCCTTATTTAAATGGAAATTTCCTGATGGATTTGTTTGCCCAGAGTGTGGCAATAAGACTTATTGCACTCTAGAACATCGCCATCTTTATCAGTGCCACCATTGTCATCATCAGACATCAGCAACCTGTGGGACAATATTTGATAGTACCAAACTGCCTTTATCTAAGTGGTTTTTAGCGATTCATCTTATGACTCAATTGAAGACAGCGGTTTCAGCATTAGAATTAAAGAGACAGCTTAAGGTAAGCTACAATACAGCCTGGAGTATGAAACAAAAGATCATGCAGGTTATGAAAGAACGTGATGACAGTAAACCTTTATCAGGCATCATTCAAATTGATGATGCCTACTGGGGTGGTGAGCACAGAGGCGGCTCCAGAGGTCGTGGTTCAGAAAATAAAACACCGTTCGTTGCAGCCGTTTCTACTAATGAAGATGGACACCCGATTGCAATGAATTTAAATGTGCTTAAAGGGTTTAAATCCAGTGAAATAAAACGATGGGCACAAACTCATTTAACACCTGGAAGTACTGTTTACTCAGATGGGTTAAATTGTTTTCCTGCGGTTAAAGAAGCTGACTGTAAGCATGTTCCAATCGTCACGGGTGGTGGTGCGGCAAGTGTTGATAAAATTGAGTTTATCTGGGTTAACACTATGATAGGTAATATTAAAAACTCTATGAAGGGAAGCTATCATTCCATTAACTCAAAACATTTACCTCGGTATCTTGCTGAATTTTGTTATCGGTTTAATAGACGCTTTAACTTAAAAGACATGATGCCAAGGTTTTTATGCGTGGCGATGAAAACGCCACCTATGAATGGAAAGCTCCTAAAAATGGCGGACTTTATGGGTAATCAAGAAAAAATATATCCCGACTCGTGCTAA
- a CDS encoding nucleoid-associated protein, with translation MIIKNIVVHLIDKQVDAGPSTLSLSEHGLEPSKTLEGFLEDLNKIYNAKPSKVFGRFVETHDNDASADEAVNSNKNLLSGYLDEQINFIEYTQQSMNLLKHYIDQASKATGGYIVFVHYTLFGSDFMMVVMLNNVAGIAINDELGINAVDYLDINKLHLAARVDLSLWQEAPDSDRYISMIKGIESNKLSEYFCKFIGSDETINSKKETSELLSAVNQFCDDHIQDEEEKSQFKQKSADFCLEQADKGQNVVLKDFSGYVADSAVDDFMNYIKSEQYELNNEISPNKTVIRRFNKISGRNQQVSITINEEALGNTVIYDAEKETLTFSDLPASLKAQILNR, from the coding sequence ATGATTATAAAAAATATTGTTGTACATTTAATTGATAAACAGGTGGATGCTGGACCCTCCACCTTATCCTTAAGCGAGCATGGACTTGAGCCATCAAAGACGCTTGAAGGCTTTCTGGAAGACTTGAATAAGATTTATAATGCTAAGCCTAGCAAGGTGTTTGGTCGTTTTGTTGAAACTCATGATAATGATGCATCGGCAGACGAAGCCGTTAATAGTAATAAGAATTTACTCAGTGGTTATCTTGACGAACAAATTAATTTTATTGAATACACTCAGCAATCAATGAATTTGTTAAAACATTATATTGATCAAGCCAGCAAGGCAACAGGTGGCTATATTGTTTTTGTCCATTATACGCTGTTCGGTAGTGACTTTATGATGGTGGTGATGTTAAACAATGTGGCAGGTATTGCAATCAATGATGAGTTAGGAATAAATGCTGTTGATTATCTGGACATTAATAAATTACACCTTGCTGCACGTGTTGATTTAAGTTTATGGCAGGAAGCACCTGATTCGGATCGTTATATTTCCATGATCAAGGGCATCGAAAGCAACAAATTATCTGAATATTTTTGTAAATTTATTGGTAGTGATGAAACTATTAATTCGAAGAAAGAAACCAGTGAATTACTCAGTGCTGTGAATCAATTTTGTGATGATCATATTCAGGATGAAGAAGAAAAATCACAGTTTAAACAAAAATCAGCTGATTTTTGTTTAGAGCAGGCCGATAAAGGTCAAAATGTGGTACTAAAAGATTTTTCTGGCTATGTTGCTGATAGTGCCGTAGATGATTTTATGAATTATATCAAAAGCGAGCAATATGAGCTGAACAATGAAATATCCCCCAATAAAACCGTTATTCGACGCTTTAATAAAATTAGCGGTCGTAATCAACAAGTCAGCATTACCATTAATGAAGAAGCACTGGGCAATACGGTGATTTATGATGCCGAAAAAGAAACCCTGACTTTTTCTGATCTACCTGCTTCCCTAAAAGCACAGATATTAAACCGCTAA
- a CDS encoding M18 family aminopeptidase, with protein sequence MSDVRAVDHIDPIELDNFNQDLFAFLDASPTPYHVVKNQIALLESYGFEGLCEADAWQLEKGKRYYVTRNGSSLIAFVYGHDELLNSGVRMLGAHTDSPCLKVKPNAEIVAQSYLKLGVEVYGGVLLNPWFDRDLSLAGKIVYRDDKQVMKSLLINFDKPIATIPSLAIHLDREANKNRSINAQTDIPPVLMVLAQSDSSTANKKSSKDLLDNILMEQIKRQYDDLKIAQILDFELSFFDYQKAAYVGLNDDFIASSRLDNLLSCFAGTYALMRADTQGSSLLVCSDHEEVGSASTSGAQGTFLKSVLERLAGSAESLTRMVDQSMMISADNAHAIHPNFSDKHDANHGPLINQGPVIKVNANQRYASNCETGAVFKVLAESADVPTQSFVVRTDMGCGSTIGPIAATEIGVKTLDVGVPTFAMHSIRELCGNKDTWYLYSVLQHFFDFSKRIEIQ encoded by the coding sequence ATGAGTGATGTCAGAGCTGTTGATCATATTGACCCAATTGAATTAGACAATTTTAATCAGGATTTATTTGCTTTTCTTGATGCCTCACCCACGCCCTATCATGTGGTGAAAAATCAGATAGCCTTATTAGAATCCTATGGCTTTGAAGGGCTTTGTGAAGCAGATGCTTGGCAATTAGAAAAAGGTAAACGCTATTATGTAACACGCAATGGTTCATCGCTTATTGCTTTTGTTTATGGGCATGATGAGCTGTTAAACAGTGGCGTGCGAATGTTAGGTGCGCATACCGATAGCCCTTGCTTAAAAGTAAAACCCAATGCAGAGATTGTGGCACAGTCGTATTTGAAGTTGGGCGTTGAAGTCTATGGTGGGGTATTATTAAACCCCTGGTTTGATCGTGACTTGTCTTTGGCAGGCAAAATTGTTTATCGTGATGATAAACAAGTGATGAAATCCTTACTCATTAATTTTGATAAACCTATCGCTACGATTCCTAGTTTGGCGATTCATCTGGATCGCGAAGCCAATAAGAATCGAAGCATTAATGCACAAACAGATATTCCTCCTGTGTTGATGGTCTTGGCACAGTCTGATTCAAGCACGGCAAATAAAAAATCATCAAAAGATTTGCTGGATAATATTCTCATGGAGCAGATTAAACGGCAATATGATGACTTGAAAATAGCACAGATTTTAGATTTCGAACTAAGCTTTTTTGACTATCAAAAAGCTGCTTATGTCGGCTTAAATGATGATTTTATTGCCAGTAGTCGTCTGGATAACTTACTCAGTTGTTTTGCCGGTACTTATGCCTTAATGCGAGCGGATACTCAGGGAAGCAGTTTATTAGTCTGTAGTGACCATGAAGAAGTGGGCAGTGCTTCGACCTCAGGGGCGCAGGGTACTTTTCTAAAATCTGTACTGGAACGCTTGGCGGGCTCGGCTGAATCCTTGACCCGCATGGTTGACCAATCAATGATGATTTCTGCGGACAATGCCCATGCGATTCATCCAAATTTTTCAGATAAGCACGATGCCAATCATGGCCCGTTGATTAATCAGGGACCGGTGATCAAAGTCAATGCCAATCAACGCTATGCCTCTAATTGCGAAACCGGCGCGGTATTTAAAGTGCTGGCTGAAAGTGCCGATGTGCCCACTCAAAGTTTTGTGGTACGCACGGATATGGGCTGTGGTAGTACCATAGGACCTATTGCAGCCACTGAAATAGGGGTGAAAACCTTGGATGTGGGCGTTCCTACGTTTGCCATGCATTCGATTAGAGAATTGTGTGGCAATAAAGACACCTGGTATTTGTATTCAGTATTACAGCACTTTTTTGACTTTTCAAAACGTATTGAGATTCAATAA
- a CDS encoding DUF1987 domain-containing protein has product MNNLMISASKDTLGIACDAQNGDINMDGNSYPVDAAEFFSPIFDWMDDYISDVKGAITLNLRINYLNSSSTKCLFDIIDRVEEYFNAGGTVQVKWYFKANDKDIEETGKEFQEDMEVPFELISY; this is encoded by the coding sequence ATGAATAATTTAATGATTTCCGCTTCTAAGGATACCCTGGGTATTGCCTGCGATGCCCAAAATGGTGATATTAATATGGATGGTAACTCCTATCCTGTTGATGCGGCCGAATTTTTTAGTCCGATATTTGACTGGATGGATGATTATATTAGCGATGTAAAAGGTGCTATAACACTGAATTTACGTATTAATTATTTAAACTCCAGTTCAACAAAATGTTTGTTTGATATCATTGATCGGGTTGAAGAATATTTTAATGCTGGCGGTACGGTGCAGGTGAAGTGGTATTTTAAAGCCAATGATAAGGACATAGAAGAGACCGGTAAAGAATTTCAGGAAGATATGGAAGTGCCATTTGAATTAATTTCCTACTAA
- a CDS encoding PilZ domain-containing protein: MSFFKFMSNKMFQQESAEKILEKLLRDEFIYQLRQDSTLELISASGEQRLSTAITMDRKRNSLIIAEKSAQGRVILEANDPVMIVTQANSDHEVFSFNSKVSNIILDDGDILYEVKIPRRLEKGQRRKEFRMNINSPSEVLINHSVYSGQVSNLSTNGVLFTVEGYWPEPACEGDNNAIVSCHIDMDFMNFNCNINVRYIDFEPFPGRRTFIGGQLKNLQPLHQHQLDNFLTAGQRVLQREKADRRFA, encoded by the coding sequence ATGTCTTTTTTTAAATTTATGTCCAACAAAATGTTTCAGCAGGAAAGTGCTGAAAAAATTCTGGAAAAATTACTCAGGGATGAGTTTATCTATCAATTGAGACAGGATAGCACTTTGGAGTTGATATCTGCTTCAGGGGAACAACGGCTATCAACTGCAATCACTATGGATAGGAAGCGTAATAGTCTTATTATTGCGGAGAAAAGCGCTCAGGGACGGGTGATTTTAGAGGCGAATGATCCAGTGATGATTGTGACTCAGGCCAATAGTGATCATGAAGTATTTTCGTTTAATTCCAAAGTAAGCAATATTATTTTGGATGATGGTGATATTTTGTATGAAGTAAAAATTCCTAGGCGATTGGAAAAAGGCCAACGTCGTAAAGAGTTTCGCATGAATATTAACTCCCCCTCAGAAGTGCTTATTAATCATTCGGTGTACTCAGGACAGGTGAGCAATCTATCAACCAATGGTGTTTTGTTTACTGTAGAAGGTTATTGGCCTGAGCCTGCCTGCGAGGGAGATAATAATGCCATCGTATCCTGTCATATTGATATGGATTTTATGAACTTTAACTGTAATATTAATGTGCGTTATATTGATTTTGAGCCTTTTCCAGGGCGCAGAACTTTTATTGGTGGGCAATTAAAAAATCTACAGCCTTTGCACCAGCATCAACTCGATAATTTTTTAACCGCAGGGCAGCGGGTTTTACAACGTGAAAAGGCAGATCGCAGATTTGCTTGA
- a CDS encoding quinone-dependent dihydroorotate dehydrogenase encodes MSFIYPLIRRFFFSIDAEKAHLLGLKAIKLVHSLKLSSFIFGQPIVAPKTVMGLTFSNSVGLAAGLDKNGDYIDGLVAVGFGFIEIGTVTPRPQPGNPAPRLFRIPEAQAIVNRMGFNNKGVEHLVEQVKHSQAETIIGINIGKNFSTPVESAADDYKIALQKVYDLADYITINISSPNTPGLRSLQFGDELKHLLSVLKAEQDVLAKKTKKYVPLAVKIAPDMEDNDIKAIAELLLALEIDAVIATNTTISRDAVTGLPNADEQGGLSGVPVFQQSTHVVKVLSDCLQGQIPIIAAGGIFSAQDAQDKIAAGAELVQIYTGFIYQGHELIRDCAKTLK; translated from the coding sequence ATGTCATTTATTTATCCTCTGATCCGGCGTTTTTTCTTCAGTATTGATGCTGAAAAAGCACATCTATTGGGCTTAAAAGCAATTAAGCTCGTCCATTCATTAAAATTATCCTCCTTTATCTTTGGCCAGCCTATTGTGGCACCCAAAACAGTCATGGGTCTGACTTTCTCCAACTCTGTTGGACTGGCGGCGGGATTGGATAAAAATGGTGATTATATTGATGGCCTAGTGGCTGTGGGCTTCGGTTTTATTGAGATAGGTACTGTGACTCCCAGACCTCAGCCTGGCAATCCCGCACCACGTTTATTTCGTATCCCTGAAGCACAGGCAATTGTCAACCGCATGGGCTTTAATAATAAGGGTGTGGAACATTTAGTTGAACAGGTAAAGCACTCTCAGGCTGAGACAATTATTGGTATTAATATTGGTAAAAATTTTTCTACGCCGGTTGAATCGGCAGCGGATGATTACAAAATTGCCTTGCAAAAAGTTTATGACTTAGCCGATTACATCACCATTAATATTTCTTCTCCGAATACGCCGGGCTTACGCAGTTTACAATTTGGTGACGAATTGAAACACCTTTTGTCGGTGCTTAAAGCAGAACAAGATGTACTCGCTAAAAAGACTAAGAAGTATGTGCCTTTAGCAGTAAAAATTGCCCCTGACATGGAAGACAATGATATAAAAGCCATTGCTGAATTGTTATTAGCATTAGAAATTGATGCCGTGATTGCTACGAATACGACCATTTCCCGTGATGCCGTCACAGGATTGCCTAATGCTGATGAGCAGGGTGGATTGAGCGGTGTGCCGGTGTTTCAGCAATCGACTCATGTGGTGAAAGTTTTATCTGACTGTCTACAGGGACAGATTCCCATCATCGCCGCTGGAGGCATTTTTTCAGCTCAGGATGCTCAGGATAAAATTGCTGCTGGGGCAGAATTAGTACAGATTTACACCGGGTTTATTTATCAGGGGCATGAGCTGATCCGAGATTGTGCTAAGACACTTAAATAG
- a CDS encoding IS1595 family transposase, protein MSKNKIQFQEGYSLFELFNDYGTDKQCRQALFKWKFPDGFVCPECGNKTYCTLEHRHLYQCHHCHHQTSATCGTIFDSTKLPLSKWFLAIHLMTQLKTAVSALELKRQLKVSYNTAWSMKQKIMQVMKERDDSKPLSGIIQIDDAYWGGEHRGGSRGRGSENKTPFVAAVSTNEDGHPIAMNLNVLKGFKSSEIKRWAQTHLTPGSTVYSDGLNCFPAVKEADCKHVPIVTGGGAASVDKIEFIWVNTMIGNIKNSMKGSYHSINSKHLPRYLAEFCYRFNRRFNLKDMMPRFLCVAMKTIK, encoded by the coding sequence ATGTCAAAAAATAAAATTCAGTTTCAAGAAGGTTATAGTTTATTTGAGCTTTTTAATGATTATGGCACTGACAAACAGTGCCGACAAGCCTTATTTAAATGGAAATTTCCTGATGGATTTGTTTGCCCAGAGTGTGGCAATAAGACTTATTGCACTCTAGAACATCGCCATCTTTATCAGTGCCACCATTGTCATCATCAGACATCAGCAACCTGTGGGACAATATTTGATAGTACCAAACTGCCTTTATCTAAGTGGTTTTTAGCGATTCATCTTATGACTCAATTGAAGACAGCGGTTTCAGCATTAGAATTAAAGAGACAGCTTAAGGTAAGCTACAATACAGCCTGGAGTATGAAACAAAAGATCATGCAGGTTATGAAAGAACGTGATGACAGTAAACCTTTATCAGGCATCATTCAAATTGATGATGCCTACTGGGGTGGTGAGCACAGAGGCGGCTCCAGAGGTCGTGGTTCAGAAAATAAAACACCGTTCGTTGCAGCCGTTTCTACTAATGAAGATGGACACCCGATTGCAATGAATTTAAATGTGCTTAAAGGGTTTAAATCCAGTGAAATAAAACGATGGGCACAAACTCATTTAACACCTGGAAGTACTGTTTACTCAGATGGGTTAAATTGTTTTCCTGCGGTTAAAGAAGCTGACTGTAAGCATGTTCCAATCGTCACGGGTGGTGGTGCGGCAAGTGTTGATAAAATTGAGTTTATCTGGGTTAACACTATGATAGGTAATATTAAAAACTCTATGAAGGGAAGCTATCATTCCATTAACTCAAAACATTTACCTCGGTATCTTGCTGAATTTTGTTATCGGTTTAATAGACGCTTTAACTTAAAAGACATGATGCCAAGGTTTTTATGCGTGGCGATGAAAACAATCAAGTAA
- a CDS encoding SiaB family protein kinase — protein MSEFDLMSFRHEIIENNIILSFEGQISQGVLITLVDTLKMKLMDEEDNNSEGGEEQKTPEENKKYLVRKIYSVFIELAQNLQNHSSERNVTDKNSEGEGIIIIRENDDCYNIESGNLIKKEKIEELAQYIEHLNGLNDSELRKLYKLKLREARNESKRGAGIGLIEMLRKSGNPIAYEMKKIDEQHHFLIITICIAKEEK, from the coding sequence ATGAGTGAGTTTGATTTAATGAGTTTTCGACATGAAATTATTGAAAATAATATTATTTTATCATTTGAAGGTCAGATTTCTCAAGGTGTGTTAATAACGCTTGTTGATACCTTGAAAATGAAACTGATGGATGAAGAGGATAATAATTCAGAAGGTGGTGAAGAACAAAAAACGCCTGAGGAAAATAAAAAATATTTAGTACGAAAAATTTATTCTGTATTCATTGAATTAGCACAAAACCTACAAAATCACTCATCGGAAAGAAATGTTACGGATAAAAACTCTGAAGGTGAGGGGATAATCATCATTAGAGAAAATGATGATTGCTATAATATTGAATCCGGCAATTTGATTAAAAAAGAAAAAATAGAAGAATTAGCGCAATATATTGAGCATCTGAATGGGCTTAATGATTCAGAGCTAAGAAAACTGTATAAACTAAAATTACGTGAAGCACGTAATGAAAGCAAACGAGGCGCTGGTATTGGCCTTATTGAAATGTTGAGAAAGTCGGGTAATCCGATAGCTTATGAAATGAAAAAAATTGATGAACAGCACCACTTTTTAATAATCACTATTTGTATCGCTAAGGAGGAAAAATGA